From one Chiloscyllium plagiosum isolate BGI_BamShark_2017 chromosome 24, ASM401019v2, whole genome shotgun sequence genomic stretch:
- the zgc:174863 gene encoding CD276 antigen isoform X2 yields the protein MVSYSTIRLLPVILCNIPSVFDFVILNCQSSVTGIFNEDTKLPCTLNSDSSINSAHIELWKKENDGKEKIVFNFTKNVSEVQGRIKLLHPGSQDISLVIQNTQVSDNGTYQYFLETAIGHRLHEIKLNVKAPYSLPKMALLQNITRRIRSADLICETTGYPLAQIHWFVYEKRNLTARAKTHSVLTPEGLFSVTSTLHIEAMENALEGNYTCAVFNFKKNDIEVRNQFPIPIIDTPTTNRQSERKKSKILTAVFVIVGALATGIIILAIHRFRKTIYSVRRESEMPMILHE from the exons ATGGTTTCATACTCTACAATAAGACTCCTTCCTGTCATCTTATGCAACATACCATCTGTATTTG attttgtgATATTAAATTGTCAGTCTTCAGTGACAGGAATATTTAATGAAGATACCAAACTACCATGCACATTGAATTCAGATTCAAGTATCAATTCAGCACACATTGAACTTTGGAAAAAGGAAAATGATGGAAAAGAAAAAATTGTGTTTAACTTCACAAAAAATGTCAGTGAAGTTCAGGGTCGGATTAAATTACTTCACCCAGGATCTCAAGACATCTCACTGGTGATCCAGAACACACAGGTGTCAGATAATGGGACATATCAATATTTTTTGGAGACAGCTATTGGTCACAGATTGCATGAGATTAAATTGAATGTCAAAG CTCCATATAGTTTGCCAAAAATGGCCTTACTCCAAAATATCACAAGAAGAATAAGAAGTGCCGACCTTATTTGTGAAACAACTGGATATCCACTCGCTCAGATTCACTGGTTTGTTTATGAGAAAAGGAATCTCACAGCCAGAGCTAAAACTCATAGTGTTCTGACTCCAGAAGGGCTGTTCAGTGTCACCAGTACACTTCACATCGAAGCCATGGAAAATGCCTTAGAAGGCAATTATACGTGTGCTGTGTTCAATTTCAAAAAAAATGATATTGAGGTGCGGAACCAATTTCCAA TTCCAATTATAGACACACCTACTACAAATCGGCAAAGTGAAAGGAAAAAATCTAAAATTCTCACAGCTGTCTTTGTCATTGTTGGAGCACTGGCAACTGGAATAATAATTTTGGCAATTCATCGATTCAGGAAGACCATCTATTCAG TGAGAAGAGAATCTGAAATGCCAATG ATACTACATGAATAA
- the zgc:174863 gene encoding CD276 antigen isoform X1, with amino-acid sequence MVSYSTIRLLPVILCNIPSVFDFVILNCQSSVTGIFNEDTKLPCTLNSDSSINSAHIELWKKENDGKEKIVFNFTKNVSEVQGRIKLLHPGSQDISLVIQNTQVSDNGTYQYFLETAIGHRLHEIKLNVKAPYSLPKMALLQNITRRIRSADLICETTGYPLAQIHWFVYEKRNLTARAKTHSVLTPEGLFSVTSTLHIEAMENALEGNYTCAVFNFKKNDIEVRNQFPIPIIDTPTTNRQSERKKSKILTAVFVIVGALATGIIILAIHRFRKTIYSAVRRESEMPMILHE; translated from the exons ATGGTTTCATACTCTACAATAAGACTCCTTCCTGTCATCTTATGCAACATACCATCTGTATTTG attttgtgATATTAAATTGTCAGTCTTCAGTGACAGGAATATTTAATGAAGATACCAAACTACCATGCACATTGAATTCAGATTCAAGTATCAATTCAGCACACATTGAACTTTGGAAAAAGGAAAATGATGGAAAAGAAAAAATTGTGTTTAACTTCACAAAAAATGTCAGTGAAGTTCAGGGTCGGATTAAATTACTTCACCCAGGATCTCAAGACATCTCACTGGTGATCCAGAACACACAGGTGTCAGATAATGGGACATATCAATATTTTTTGGAGACAGCTATTGGTCACAGATTGCATGAGATTAAATTGAATGTCAAAG CTCCATATAGTTTGCCAAAAATGGCCTTACTCCAAAATATCACAAGAAGAATAAGAAGTGCCGACCTTATTTGTGAAACAACTGGATATCCACTCGCTCAGATTCACTGGTTTGTTTATGAGAAAAGGAATCTCACAGCCAGAGCTAAAACTCATAGTGTTCTGACTCCAGAAGGGCTGTTCAGTGTCACCAGTACACTTCACATCGAAGCCATGGAAAATGCCTTAGAAGGCAATTATACGTGTGCTGTGTTCAATTTCAAAAAAAATGATATTGAGGTGCGGAACCAATTTCCAA TTCCAATTATAGACACACCTACTACAAATCGGCAAAGTGAAAGGAAAAAATCTAAAATTCTCACAGCTGTCTTTGTCATTGTTGGAGCACTGGCAACTGGAATAATAATTTTGGCAATTCATCGATTCAGGAAGACCATCTATTCAG caGTGAGAAGAGAATCTGAAATGCCAATG ATACTACATGAATAA